In one Brevibacillus choshinensis genomic region, the following are encoded:
- a CDS encoding GNAT family N-acetyltransferase: MNTALSMMRLETERLIIRPYIESDLMESFKLMQDPELFTYLHFGVMTLEDYQKLFKWLIDSYQTPFDQAFKYSFAIHSKATVRSRRT; encoded by the coding sequence ATGAATACAGCCTTATCCATGATGCGCTTGGAAACAGAACGCCTCATCATCCGCCCTTACATTGAAAGTGATTTGATGGAGTCTTTTAAACTGATGCAAGATCCGGAGCTGTTCACCTACTTGCATTTTGGTGTCATGACGCTGGAAGACTATCAAAAGCTGTTCAAGTGGTTGATAGACAGCTACCAAACACCTTTTGATCAAGCTTTCAAATATTCATTCGCGATTCATAGCAAGGCGACTGTGCGGAGTCGGCGTACTTGA
- a CDS encoding GNAT family N-acetyltransferase, translating to MYYLIGRDYWGNGYANEAAAALTAYTFDMIGLDRLYAKADPRNVASLKIFKKLGFTFDRELQGLTGDDEECNGELMYVLTKEQYNNR from the coding sequence TTGTATTATTTAATAGGTCGAGATTATTGGGGAAATGGCTACGCGAATGAAGCAGCAGCAGCGTTGACAGCCTATACATTTGACATGATCGGACTGGACCGGCTGTACGCTAAGGCTGACCCACGTAACGTAGCATCGTTGAAAATCTTTAAAAAGCTAGGTTTTACCTTTGACCGCGAGCTCCAAGGATTGACCGGCGATGATGAAGAATGCAATGGCGAGCTGATGTATGTGCTGACGAAAGAACAATATAACAATCGATAG
- a CDS encoding winged helix-turn-helix transcriptional regulator encodes MPYQDSEFGCPVDVGLNMISSKWKPRIIYELLQQTRRFGELHRAIPGISRHVLTVQLRELEETGIVQRTVFPSVPLKVEYALTEFGKSLEPVLAQMIVLGEHYIALRKEEMKNGADSIACSQPDA; translated from the coding sequence ATGCCATACCAGGATTCTGAGTTCGGTTGCCCTGTTGACGTAGGGCTGAATATGATCAGCAGCAAGTGGAAGCCGCGGATTATCTATGAATTGCTTCAGCAAACAAGACGGTTTGGTGAACTCCATCGAGCGATTCCCGGTATTTCCAGGCATGTGCTGACTGTACAATTGCGTGAATTGGAGGAAACCGGCATTGTGCAACGAACGGTGTTTCCCTCTGTTCCACTCAAGGTGGAGTATGCGTTAACCGAGTTTGGAAAAAGTCTGGAGCCTGTACTTGCGCAGATGATCGTTTTGGGAGAACATTATATTGCGTTACGCAAGGAAGAGATGAAGAATGGAGCGGACAGTATTGCTTGCAGTCAGCCAGATGCATGA
- a CDS encoding SRPBCC family protein: MELTYVTYIGAKPEEVWNALISPEGTKAIFFGSVLKSTFEVGAPYEYVGPGNDGEETVHVYGNILAFEPFQRMSYTEHPGPSYNENHADLETRVTVTLETVGSCTRLTLVNDQWPANHPSYERTKDNWHYVISSIKTYVETGKTLDFGW, translated from the coding sequence ATGGAACTCACGTATGTGACTTATATTGGGGCAAAGCCGGAGGAAGTGTGGAATGCTCTCATTTCACCAGAAGGGACGAAAGCTATCTTTTTCGGGTCTGTCCTGAAATCGACATTTGAAGTCGGTGCGCCTTATGAATATGTTGGTCCTGGGAATGATGGAGAAGAGACGGTTCACGTCTATGGCAATATTCTCGCGTTTGAACCTTTCCAACGCATGAGCTATACGGAGCATCCAGGCCCCTCTTACAATGAAAATCATGCCGATCTGGAAACACGGGTGACGGTCACGCTGGAAACGGTAGGTAGCTGCACAAGGCTCACACTGGTGAACGATCAGTGGCCAGCTAATCACCCTTCCTATGAACGGACGAAGGATAACTGGCATTACGTGATCAGCAGTATAAAAACGTACGTAGAAACAGGAAAAACTTTAGATTTTGGTTGGTGA
- a CDS encoding zinc ribbon domain-containing protein YjdM, producing the protein MSNLPNCPKCKSEYTYEDGNHLVCPECSHEWSPEAGADSGDDTKIVKDANGNVLNDGDTVTVIKDLKVKGSSSVLKIGTRVKNIRLVDGDHDIDCKIDGFGAMKLKSEFVKKV; encoded by the coding sequence ATGTCTAATTTGCCAAACTGCCCAAAATGTAAATCCGAATATACGTACGAAGATGGAAATCATTTGGTCTGCCCGGAATGCAGTCACGAATGGTCACCAGAAGCAGGTGCCGACAGTGGAGATGATACAAAGATCGTCAAAGATGCCAATGGAAATGTTTTGAACGATGGGGACACGGTGACGGTCATCAAAGACCTGAAGGTGAAGGGAAGTTCCTCTGTATTAAAAATAGGAACACGCGTGAAAAATATCCGTCTGGTGGATGGCGATCATGATATTGATTGCAAAATCGATGGATTTGGCGCGATGAAGCTGAAATCCGAGTTTGTGAAAAAGGTATAG
- a CDS encoding DNA topoisomerase III, whose product MRKTLVLAEKPSVGRDIARVLQCQKKGNGYFEGDTYIVTWALGHLVTLADPEVYGQQFSSWKIEDLPIMPSPLKLVVIKESNKQFHTVKQQMKRNDVKDIVIATDAGREGELVARWIIEMAHVSKPIKRLWISSVTDKAIRDGFRNLKDGKAYDNLFASAAARAEADWLVGINATRALTCKHNAQLSCGRVQTPTLAIVAKREEEIRQFTPKPFYGLTAVAEGPIQLQWQDQQTKDIRTFSKEKADQLLAALKKESIAEVVEVTKAHKKTFAPQLYDLTELQRDANKIFGYSAKETLSIMQGLYEHHKVVTYPRTDSRYLSADIVETLPDRVKAVQMKPYAPFAAKLLRAPIKGNKAFVDDSKVSDHHAIIPTEQSVLLANLSDKERKIFDLVVKRFLAVLFPAFEYEQTTIQAKLAKELFIARGKTVLAKGWKEVYDHDVEDEDTKDGVAEQLLPSITKGDRLRISNVAQTKGETKPPEAFTEAALLSAMENPAKYMANESKELIKTIGETGGLGTVATRADVIEKLFNSFLFEKRGKHIFVTAKGKQLLELVPDEMQSPTLTAQWEQKLGAIAKGSLSKQAFIGEMKTYAKAVVHEIKNSEQTFRHDNLTRTRCPECNKFLLEVNGKRGKMLVCQDRECGYRKGISKQTNARCPQCHKRLELRGEGEKQTFVCVCGHREKLTTFQERRDKEKGSKVSKKEVANYLKGQDKDTDEGMNSALKDALAKFKFEE is encoded by the coding sequence ATGAGGAAAACACTTGTACTGGCTGAAAAGCCTTCCGTTGGACGAGATATCGCGCGAGTATTGCAGTGTCAGAAAAAAGGAAACGGTTATTTTGAAGGAGATACATATATCGTTACGTGGGCCTTGGGACATCTCGTCACATTGGCTGATCCAGAGGTGTACGGGCAGCAATTCAGTTCGTGGAAAATCGAGGATCTCCCCATTATGCCGTCTCCGCTGAAGCTGGTAGTCATCAAGGAAAGCAACAAGCAGTTCCATACCGTGAAACAACAAATGAAGCGAAACGATGTAAAGGATATCGTGATTGCGACAGATGCTGGACGTGAAGGCGAGCTTGTCGCCCGTTGGATCATTGAAATGGCGCATGTGAGCAAGCCGATCAAGCGACTCTGGATATCTTCAGTGACGGATAAGGCTATTCGGGATGGGTTTCGCAATCTGAAGGATGGCAAAGCGTATGATAATCTGTTTGCCTCCGCTGCTGCTCGTGCAGAGGCAGACTGGCTGGTAGGGATCAATGCCACTCGTGCGTTGACCTGCAAACACAATGCGCAGCTATCCTGCGGTCGTGTACAGACTCCGACACTGGCGATTGTGGCGAAGCGAGAAGAAGAGATTCGTCAATTTACACCGAAGCCATTTTACGGATTGACCGCTGTGGCAGAGGGGCCGATCCAGCTTCAATGGCAGGATCAGCAGACCAAGGATATCCGAACGTTTTCCAAGGAAAAGGCTGATCAGCTATTGGCGGCTCTGAAAAAAGAGAGTATCGCTGAGGTAGTCGAGGTGACCAAGGCCCACAAAAAAACGTTTGCTCCCCAGCTGTATGATCTTACGGAACTGCAACGGGACGCCAACAAGATATTTGGCTATTCGGCAAAGGAAACGCTCTCGATCATGCAAGGCCTCTATGAACATCACAAGGTGGTTACGTATCCGCGGACGGACTCACGCTATCTCTCAGCCGATATCGTAGAGACGCTTCCAGATCGGGTCAAAGCCGTACAAATGAAGCCGTATGCTCCTTTTGCCGCCAAGCTGCTGCGTGCACCGATTAAAGGGAACAAAGCCTTCGTGGATGACAGTAAAGTATCCGATCACCATGCGATTATCCCGACGGAGCAATCGGTCCTTTTGGCGAATTTGAGTGACAAGGAACGCAAGATTTTTGACCTTGTGGTGAAGCGATTCCTGGCAGTCTTGTTCCCTGCTTTTGAATACGAGCAAACCACGATCCAGGCGAAACTGGCCAAGGAGCTATTCATCGCCAGAGGAAAAACGGTACTCGCCAAAGGCTGGAAAGAAGTATACGACCACGATGTGGAGGACGAGGATACCAAGGATGGCGTCGCAGAACAGCTCTTGCCATCGATCACAAAGGGCGATCGACTGCGCATCAGTAACGTTGCCCAGACCAAGGGTGAGACGAAGCCACCGGAGGCTTTTACCGAAGCAGCTCTACTGAGCGCGATGGAAAATCCCGCGAAATATATGGCGAACGAAAGCAAAGAACTGATCAAAACGATCGGGGAAACGGGCGGGCTTGGTACCGTTGCGACTCGCGCTGATGTGATCGAGAAGTTATTTAACAGCTTCCTGTTCGAGAAGCGGGGGAAACACATTTTCGTTACAGCAAAAGGAAAACAGCTGCTGGAGCTCGTCCCGGATGAAATGCAGTCGCCTACACTGACCGCTCAGTGGGAGCAAAAGCTGGGGGCAATCGCCAAAGGTAGCTTGAGCAAGCAGGCTTTTATCGGGGAAATGAAGACCTACGCGAAAGCAGTCGTTCATGAGATCAAAAACAGTGAGCAGACCTTCCGACACGATAACCTGACGAGAACCAGATGTCCGGAATGCAACAAGTTTCTGTTGGAGGTAAACGGGAAGCGGGGCAAAATGCTGGTGTGTCAGGATCGGGAATGTGGGTACCGCAAAGGCATTTCCAAGCAGACAAACGCCAGATGTCCACAATGTCATAAGCGACTGGAATTGCGCGGGGAAGGCGAAAAGCAGACATTTGTGTGCGTCTGCGGGCATCGGGAAAAGCTGACGACCTTCCAAGAACGCCGGGACAAGGAAAAGGGCAGCAAGGTTTCCAAGAAAGAAGTAGCCAATTATCTCAAGGGGCAGGATAAGGATACGGACGAGGGAATGAACTCGGCTCTGAAGGATGCGTTGGCTAAATTCAAGTTTGAGGAGTAG
- a CDS encoding DUF1697 domain-containing protein: MESGKTIYVALLRGINVGGKNKIKMAELRTALENIGLSRVKTYIQSGNVLFESQEDEASVRQQIEREIASVFGITLTVVMRTAEEMEHIVSHCPFSAELIADAAASCVGESLYVALLPESPPSSGIEKLAAANNGNDEYHISGRDVYLLFRHSVRDAKLSTNLQKLGVQVTVRNWNTMNKLVEMAKEMRL; this comes from the coding sequence GTGGAAAGTGGAAAGACCATCTACGTCGCACTCTTGCGGGGAATAAACGTAGGCGGCAAGAATAAAATCAAGATGGCCGAGTTACGTACGGCGCTAGAGAATATCGGGCTTAGTCGTGTGAAGACATACATCCAGAGCGGAAATGTCCTCTTTGAGTCACAAGAAGACGAGGCCTCAGTACGTCAGCAGATCGAACGAGAGATTGCGTCCGTCTTTGGGATCACGCTCACGGTCGTCATGAGAACAGCTGAAGAAATGGAGCATATTGTCAGCCATTGCCCGTTCTCAGCAGAGCTCATTGCTGATGCGGCCGCTTCATGCGTGGGAGAGAGCCTCTATGTTGCTCTCCTGCCCGAATCGCCGCCCTCCTCTGGTATAGAGAAGCTGGCAGCTGCCAATAACGGAAATGATGAGTATCACATTTCAGGACGCGATGTGTACCTGTTGTTCCGCCACAGTGTTCGTGATGCCAAGCTATCCACGAATCTGCAAAAGCTCGGTGTACAGGTGACCGTTCGAAACTGGAACACGATGAACAAGCTTGTGGAGATGGCCAAAGAGATGCGGCTATAA
- a CDS encoding YybH family protein: MTDLIHQHLVMNPEDMNTAFARAYNSGDIDNLLALYEPNGILMSPQGSPDEGIQNIRKTLNDLLNLRGTMNSNNVYCIPFENIALLRANFTLNGFDASGNDMQVKGHTSEIVRRQPDGRWLYIVDHPFGANPLTERNGGGTGCEE; this comes from the coding sequence ATGACAGATCTTATCCATCAACATCTGGTAATGAATCCCGAAGATATGAATACCGCCTTTGCCCGCGCCTATAATTCCGGCGACATCGACAATCTGCTCGCTTTGTATGAGCCAAACGGCATTTTGATGTCTCCACAAGGTTCCCCGGATGAAGGGATACAAAACATCCGTAAAACGCTGAACGATTTGCTCAATCTACGAGGCACCATGAATTCCAACAACGTCTACTGCATTCCTTTTGAAAATATCGCTCTCTTGCGTGCCAATTTCACCCTGAACGGCTTCGATGCTTCTGGAAATGACATGCAAGTAAAAGGGCACACCTCAGAAATCGTAAGAAGGCAGCCTGACGGACGATGGTTATACATTGTGGATCATCCGTTTGGGGCAAATCCGTTGACTGAACGGAACGGAGGTGGCACCGGCTGTGAGGAGTGA